The genome window CCCGTCTTCGCCTCGGTGCTCATGCTGGTGCTGGTGACGCTGGGCCTCTTCTCCTACCGGCGGCTGGCCATCGACCTCTTCCCGGACGTGGAGTTCCCCATCCTCTCCATCGTGACCGAGTACCCCGGCGCCTCGCCGGAGACCGTGGAGAGGGAGGTGACCAAGCTCATCGAGGAGGCCGTAAACCCCATCCCCGGTGTGAAGCACATCTACTCCACCTCCCGCGAGGGCCTCTCGTCGGTCATGGTGGAGTTCGAACTGCACGTGAAGATCAACGAGGCCTCCCAGGACGCCCGGGCCAAGATCAACGCCATCCGCAACGACCTGCCCGAGGCCATGAAGGAGCCGGTGATCCAGAAGCTGGACATCGCCGGGATGCCCGTCGTTTCCGTCGCGGTGAAGTCCACGGCGCTCTCCCCCCGGGAACTCACCACCCTGGTGGACCGGAAGATCAAGCGCCGCATCGAGAACATCGCGGGCGTGGGGGAGGTGAACCTCGTGGGGACCTCCGAGCGCGAGGTGAGCGTGAACGTGGACCCGGCGCGCCTCGACGCCCTCGGCATGGGCGTGAACGAGGTCATGGCGGGCCTCGCCTCGGAGAACGTGAACACGCCCCTCGGACGCCTGACGCGGGGGGGCACGGAGATGCCCATCCGCATCGAGGGCAAGCCCGACTCCGTGGCCGAGTACGGCGCCATGGTCATCGGCCAGCGCGCCGGCCACCCCGTGACGCTCGGCGAGGTGGCCCAGGTCGTGGACGGCGTGGAGGAACAGCGGTCCCTGGCCCTCGTGAACGGCGTCCCCGCCGTGGCGCTGGACGTGCTCAAGCAGTCCAAGGCGAACACCGTGGGCCTGGCCGACGCCGTGAAGGAGGAGATCGCGCGGCTGGAGGCGGAGCTTCCCCCGGGCACCGAGATCACCCTGGTCCGGGACTCGTCGGTCATGATCCGGGAGTCGGTCCACGACGTGCAGGTGACGCTGATCCTCGGCGGGCTCCTGACGGTCTTCATCGTCTTCTGCTTCCTCAACTCGTGGCGCTCCACCGTCATCACGGGGCTCACGCTCCCCATCTCGGTCATCTCCTCCTTCATCGCCATGTACTTCTTCGGCATGACGCTCAACGTCATGACCTTGATGGCCCTCTCCCTCGCCATCGGCCTGCTCATCGACGACGCCATCGTGGTGCGGGAGAACATCGTGAGGCACCTCGAGAAGGGGCAGGACCACTTCACGGCGGCCCGGGAGGGGACGGCGGAGATCGGCCTGGCCGTCCTCGCCACGTCGCTCTCCATCGTGGCGGTGTTCGTCCCCGTGGCCTTCATGAAGGGGATCATCGGGCGCTTCTTCTTCCAGTTCGGCATCACGGTGGCCTTCGCCGTGCTCGTCTCCCTCTTCGTCTCCTTCACGCTGGACCCCATGCTCTCCAGCCGGTGGATCGACCCCGACATCGAGCGCAAGGGGAAGCGCCACCTCCTGGCGCGCATCCTGGACCGGTTCAACGAGTGGTTCGACCGGACGGCGGAGGGCTACCGGGGCGTCATCGGATGGGCCCTGGACCACCGCCTCACCGTCTTCGCGGTGGCCGGGGCGGCCTTCGTGGCGGGCCTGGCCCTCTTCTTCAACCTCCAGGGCGAGTTCATGCCCGCCTTCGACCACGGCGAGTTCCTCATCCGGATGAAGACGGCCCCGGACGCCTCCATTGAGGAGACCAAGGGTCGGCTCTCCGCGGCCCTGGGGGTCCTGGGGACCTATCCCGAAATCCAGCACACCTACGCGGCCATCGCGCCCGCCGACACGGACACGGTGCGCGACGCCCAGATCTACGTGAAGCTGAAGGACCGCTCCGAGCGGAAGCGCTCCCAGGCGGAGCTCATGCCGGACATGCGGAGGCGCCTGGAGGCGATCCCGGGGCTTCAGATCTCCCTCCTCGAGGACCCGGATACCTTCCAGAAGCCCCTCATGGTCCTCATCAAGGGGGAGGACATCCCCACGCTCAAGCGGTACGCCCAGGAGCTGAAGCGCAAGATGTTCGGCATCGAGGGGATCGTGGACCTGGAGGCCACCCTCGAGCAGGACCTGCCCGAATACCGCCTCGTGGTGGACCGCGAACGCGCCGCCTCCCTCGGCCTCAACACGTCGGCCCTCGTCCAGAGCCTCGGCGCCCTCGTGGGGGGCCAGGTGGTCTCCACCTACGAGGACGAGGAGGGGGAGGGCGTGGACGTGCGGGTCCGCCTGCCCGAGGCGCTGAGGCGCGACGTGACCCAGGTGGCGGACCTCCGTCTCGCCGTCCCCGATCCGGAAGGCCGGACGGCCCTCGTACCGGTGGCCGACCTGGTCCGCGTGGAGCGGGCCGTCTCCCCCTCGGAGATCAGCCGCCAGGACCTGAGCCGGCAGGTGGTCGTGAGCGCCAACCTGGACCGCCTCCCGCTCGGGACGGCGGGCGCCAAGGTCCTGGAGGCCGCCGCGACCATGAAGATGGAGCCCGGCTACCGGGTGGCCATGTCGGGGGACACGGAGGCCATGATCGAGTCCTTCGGCTACATGGCCGAGGCCCTCTTCCTGGCCATCATCCTCGTCTACCTCATCCTCGCCGCCCAGTTCGAGTCCTTCATCGACCCGCTGGCCATCATGCTCTCCCTTCCCCTTTCGGTGGTGGGCATGGCGGGCATGCTCTTTTTGACGGGGGACACCATCAACATCATGTCCCTCATCGGGCTCATCCTGCTCATGGGGCTCGTAACGAAGAACGCCATCCTCCTCGTGGATTACGCCAAGGTGCTGAGGCGGTCGGGGGTGGAGCGGCGGGAGGCCGTCATTCGCGCGGGTCGCACCCGGCTGAGGCCCATCCTGATGACCACCCTCGCCATGATCTTCGGGATGGTGCCCCTGGCCCTGGCCATCGGGCAGGGCGCCGAGATGCGCGCTCCCATGGCTCGCGCCGTCATCGGCGGACTCGTCACCTCGACCCTCCTGACGCTCCTCGTGGTCCCCGTCGTCTACACCGTCTTCGACGACTTGGCGGAGTGGATCCGCCGGAGGTGGGCGGGGGGAATCGCCTCGGAGATTGCAGCGGAAAAGGAGACCTCGCCGTGAGCGACCTTCATGCACGAATCGGACGGGACCAGCGAAACGGTGATGTGGACCATCCCTGCGCGGGATTGGTGCGTCCCCGGCTCCCTGCCTCCCTGCTTCTCTCCCTCACCCTCTGGGCCGCCGTTGCCGCGCTGGCGCCTTCGAGGCCGGCCGCCCAGGAGCCGGTGCGAAGCATCACCCTGGATCGGGCCCTCGCCATCGCCATGGAGAAGAACCGCGACATCCAGAAGGCCGAGGAATACCGGAAGTGGGTGCAGGGCAAGTACGTGGAGGAGCGGGCGGCGGCCCTGCCCCAGCTGAAGCTCTCGGCCTACCACCGGCGCGACTACGACGACACCATGTCCAAACTGACGGGGGGCCTTTTCCCCGCCACCCAGGACACGACGAACTACCAGGCGGGCCTGGACCAGGCCCTGTACACCTGGGGCCAGGTGGGGGCCGCCATCCGCGCCGCCAAGGTGGGGCTCGCCACGGCAGAAGAGCAGCTGCGCCTGTACCGCCAGGCCGTCCGCCGCGATGTGACCCAGGCCTTCATGGACCTGCTCCTCGCGAAGGAGCTGGAGGCCATCGCCCGCCAGGACCTGGAGCAGAGGATCCGCCACCTCGACGAGGCGCAGAAGAAATTCGCGCTGGGCACGGCCACGGACTACGACGTCCTCGCCGCCCGGGTGGCCGTGCAGAACGCCCGCCCCGCCCTCATCCGCGCCGAGAGCGACGTGACCCGAAGCCGGCTCGGACTGAACTTCCTGCTCGGGCTCGAGGGGGAGGAGGTGGACGCGGAGGGGGCCCTGGCCGCTGCGCCCGGGCCGGTGCCCTCCTTCGAGGAGGTGCTGGAAAGCGCCCGAAGCCGGCGTCCCGAACTCCTCTCCCAGGGCCAGACCGTCGCCATCCGGCGCGAACTCGTGAAGATCGCGCGGGCCGGCGACAAGCCCCGCCTGGACTTTTCCGCGGCCTACGGGCGCAAGGCCCTGGGCGTGAGCGGGCTGAACCTCGACGGGAAGACCTG of Acidobacteriota bacterium contains these proteins:
- a CDS encoding efflux RND transporter permease subunit, whose amino-acid sequence is PVFASVLMLVLVTLGLFSYRRLAIDLFPDVEFPILSIVTEYPGASPETVEREVTKLIEEAVNPIPGVKHIYSTSREGLSSVMVEFELHVKINEASQDARAKINAIRNDLPEAMKEPVIQKLDIAGMPVVSVAVKSTALSPRELTTLVDRKIKRRIENIAGVGEVNLVGTSEREVSVNVDPARLDALGMGVNEVMAGLASENVNTPLGRLTRGGTEMPIRIEGKPDSVAEYGAMVIGQRAGHPVTLGEVAQVVDGVEEQRSLALVNGVPAVALDVLKQSKANTVGLADAVKEEIARLEAELPPGTEITLVRDSSVMIRESVHDVQVTLILGGLLTVFIVFCFLNSWRSTVITGLTLPISVISSFIAMYFFGMTLNVMTLMALSLAIGLLIDDAIVVRENIVRHLEKGQDHFTAAREGTAEIGLAVLATSLSIVAVFVPVAFMKGIIGRFFFQFGITVAFAVLVSLFVSFTLDPMLSSRWIDPDIERKGKRHLLARILDRFNEWFDRTAEGYRGVIGWALDHRLTVFAVAGAAFVAGLALFFNLQGEFMPAFDHGEFLIRMKTAPDASIEETKGRLSAALGVLGTYPEIQHTYAAIAPADTDTVRDAQIYVKLKDRSERKRSQAELMPDMRRRLEAIPGLQISLLEDPDTFQKPLMVLIKGEDIPTLKRYAQELKRKMFGIEGIVDLEATLEQDLPEYRLVVDRERAASLGLNTSALVQSLGALVGGQVVSTYEDEEGEGVDVRVRLPEALRRDVTQVADLRLAVPDPEGRTALVPVADLVRVERAVSPSEISRQDLSRQVVVSANLDRLPLGTAGAKVLEAAATMKMEPGYRVAMSGDTEAMIESFGYMAEALFLAIILVYLILAAQFESFIDPLAIMLSLPLSVVGMAGMLFLTGDTINIMSLIGLILLMGLVTKNAILLVDYAKVLRRSGVERREAVIRAGRTRLRPILMTTLAMIFGMVPLALAIGQGAEMRAPMARAVIGGLVTSTLLTLLVVPVVYTVFDDLAEWIRRRWAGGIASEIAAEKETSP
- a CDS encoding TolC family protein, whose product is MSDLHARIGRDQRNGDVDHPCAGLVRPRLPASLLLSLTLWAAVAALAPSRPAAQEPVRSITLDRALAIAMEKNRDIQKAEEYRKWVQGKYVEERAAALPQLKLSAYHRRDYDDTMSKLTGGLFPATQDTTNYQAGLDQALYTWGQVGAAIRAAKVGLATAEEQLRLYRQAVRRDVTQAFMDLLLAKELEAIARQDLEQRIRHLDEAQKKFALGTATDYDVLAARVAVQNARPALIRAESDVTRSRLGLNFLLGLEGEEVDAEGALAAAPGPVPSFEEVLESARSRRPELLSQGQTVAIRRELVKIARAGDKPRLDFSAAYGRKALGVSGLNLDGKTWNAGVYLSFPVFDGLRTRGRILQARSDLTTAEIEERRISEALSTEARTALDAVREAQEVLAALEGATEQAERLLAMAEKGYEFGVKTKLEVDDAQLNLRTARGNLARAQRDMVVARTHLQWVMGVLGEPAEKEPPEQR